GGGAGCTGGCCTCGGCCACCTACGGGGTCCGGGCCCTGCTCGACCTCCACGAGCCCACGTGTGAGGCCCGTCCGGCCGCCGGCGGGGGGGACGCTGAGGTGGAGGCGGTGACGCCGGCCGCGGACTAGTCCCCCAGGTCCCAACAATTAGTACTGAAGGAATTTCTCGGCGCGTGCCGATAACCGGATTGTGACGCCCGTCGCCGACGCCGCCACCGATACCGATTCCACCTCGGGGGCCCAGGTCCGTCTCTACGACTTCCGGACCCCGGAGGTCCTCGACCGGAACCGCCTCCGGTCGCTCGCGCTCGTCCTCGAGAACTTCAGCCGGCTGGCCAGCCGCCGCCTGTCCGTGGACCTGCACGTCCCGGTCGAGCTGGTGGTCACCGACACGCGGGAGATGGTCTGGGAGGAGCTGGCAGGCGCCCACGATGCGTACTGCATGGTCCTGTTCGGGCTGCCTCCGCTGCCGGGCCGGGCCCTGCTGCACCTGCCGATCGAGCTGGCCATGGCCATCGTCGACCTGCGCATGGGCGGCGCCGGCGCCGGCTCGTACCCGACCCGGCCCCTCAGCGACATCGATGTCGAGCTGCTGACCGACGTGATGGGCGGCGCCCTGGACCAGCTGGCCGCCGCCTTCGGGCACCTGGCCGCCGTCTCGCTCGGGGGGATGCAGGTGGAGTCGACCGCCCAGCTCCTCCAGGTGGTGCGGGCCAACGAGAGCTGCCTGGCGGTACGCCTCGAGGTCCGGCTGGGCGAGGACGCCACCATGACGCGGACCTGCAGCCTGGGCCTGCCCCTGTCGACGCTCCGGCCCCTGATGCGGGCCCTGCTGCACATGGGGGAGGGGACCCGCGGCTTCTCCGACGGAGTTCACAGTGCCGCCGAGGAGCGCCTCCTCGACCCGTTGGTCGACGTGGCGGTCCGGTTCCAGCCCAAGTCGCTCAGCTCGCAGGACATCCTCGGGCTCCAGGTGGGGGACGTCATCAACCTCCACCACCCCCGCGACCTTCCCCTCGAGGTCGCCGTCGAGGACGTCGTTTACCTGGCCGCGCTCCCCATGGAGCGGGCCCGTCGCATCGCCTGCACGGTCGTAGACCCGGAGGAGCAGACCCATGACCATTAGTGATCCCCTGGCGCCGGCTGCGCCCGGGCCCGAGGCCGTCGGGGTTCCCACTCCAGCGCCGTCCGGCCCGCCGCCCCCCGGGGCGGGCTCGGCCGACGTCCCGGTCCTTCCGGGTGACCCCCCGGCCCCCCCGGCCGAGGCCCCTGTCCAGGTGCCCCCCCCGGTGGCGGCCCCTCCGGCTCCGCCGGCGCCGGCCACGTTCCCGTCGGCGGCCCCGCGTTCGGGCCGCCGGTCTCTGGAAGTCCTGGCCAACGTCGAGATGACCGTGACCGTCGAGCTGGGGCGCACCCGCATGCCGGTCCGGCAGCTGCTGGCCCTCTCCCCGGGGAGCGTCATCGAGCTCAACCGGTCGGCCAACACCCCCGTCGACGTGTTCGTGAACGGAACGCTGTTCGCCCGCGCCGAGGTGGTCGTGATCGACGACGAGTTCGGGGTGCGGATCACCGACATCGTCGAGCGGGACAACGACTCCTCACTCGAGCGGGCCTGAGCCACCATGTCCTCGGCCGCCCTCGTCGGGCGCATGGCGCTGTCGCTCGCGGTGGTGCTGGTCCTCGTGGGCGGCCTGGCCCGGCTGGCCCGTCGCCGGGGTGGCCTGGGATTCGGCCCGGCCCGCCGGGCCAAGCTGGACGTGCTGGTCCGC
Above is a window of Acidimicrobiales bacterium DNA encoding:
- a CDS encoding flagellar motor switch protein FliM, whose amino-acid sequence is MTPVADAATDTDSTSGAQVRLYDFRTPEVLDRNRLRSLALVLENFSRLASRRLSVDLHVPVELVVTDTREMVWEELAGAHDAYCMVLFGLPPLPGRALLHLPIELAMAIVDLRMGGAGAGSYPTRPLSDIDVELLTDVMGGALDQLAAAFGHLAAVSLGGMQVESTAQLLQVVRANESCLAVRLEVRLGEDATMTRTCSLGLPLSTLRPLMRALLHMGEGTRGFSDGVHSAAEERLLDPLVDVAVRFQPKSLSSQDILGLQVGDVINLHHPRDLPLEVAVEDVVYLAALPMERARRIACTVVDPEEQTHDH
- the fliN gene encoding flagellar motor switch protein FliN is translated as MTISDPLAPAAPGPEAVGVPTPAPSGPPPPGAGSADVPVLPGDPPAPPAEAPVQVPPPVAAPPAPPAPATFPSAAPRSGRRSLEVLANVEMTVTVELGRTRMPVRQLLALSPGSVIELNRSANTPVDVFVNGTLFARAEVVVIDDEFGVRITDIVERDNDSSLERA